Sequence from the Lacerta agilis isolate rLacAgi1 chromosome 6, rLacAgi1.pri, whole genome shotgun sequence genome:
GCAAACACATCTGGGTCAAGTCTGTGTTTGTATCTGGCTCGGTCACTTAAGTAACGAGCTTAAGTAATAGCTTATCAAAGCACACAAAAGATGGCACATGTGTGACTGTAGTCTTGCTCATCCTCTGATCTgataacacacccacccaccacccacttcTGTTAGCCATTTTTCTAGTCTAGCCTGCTTAGTCTTTCAAGCCTTTTGTCGGCAACAGATGGACACAAAGGAAAGTTATACCTGTGATTCATCACAATGAATGCAGTCTTAGTTGACATATGGGTGTGCCACAGCAGTGAAGAACTGCTTGCTTTGGACTCTTTGCAATGAGGACAAAAGCTGGTCGCAGTATGCAGACCGACTCTCTCAGAAGTCTATGGCCTCAAGGACCAAATTCTGCACACAAAATGCATCCCATCTTGCAGAGTTCGGTTTTCCATCTGGGTTGCATGCAGAGTGTCTAGATCCTGTAGCATAACACAGTTGAGAGATCTGGAATCTTGGCTAGTCCTGATCAGAGGCAACCACAGGCTACTGCTGCCATTGACTGCTTCTATAACTGGTGCTGAACTTGCATCAGACTAGAGCTGGCAAGACTATTTTGGTGCAAAAGGATTTGCAAAAGGACTTTCTGACCTGTTTCCATCAACATGCCATTCATTATTAGTGCCATTGGGTCATCCATCCACTGCTGCAGCCTCTTTGGCTGTATGGGCTCTCGGTTCTTCCTGTGTAAAAGCTTTCTCCTATGCTAATAGTAAGTTAATAATCAGTTGCTCTTCAGTCAGTGACTCCAGATACCTTGACATAGAGAAATTCTACCTCCTCTATCCGGGCAGATGGAAATTTGTCCCCCAGGCGGAAACAAAAAATAGTTCAGTCCCCAAGCTGGCAAATGACCTAACGATTCTGGAATTGAGTTGTGTGTAGTTCCTAAGCTGCCATACTGGCCTTTTGATACCCAAGGTGTACTGAGCTGCAAGGGAAGCTGTCTTACCTCGGAGTAACCCTGAAGGTTGCTACAGGTTCTTTGAACAGTGGAAGGTAAATAGGCTCTTATGAAACTGCGTAGCTTGACATCTGAACCTTGGCAAAGTCACTTTGGCTTTTATGTACCGTGCAACAGCTTATCTATTGCTGCTGTTCTGTGCTAATTCCATATCTGTGGCAGCATTAGGCCCCAGCATttagttctttttttattttcaaagggcagctgctgagtttgctttttaaattgtatGTTCTTGATGGAGCACTTAATTCAAGTGAGTTAGTATTTAttacgaaaagaaaaaaagaaaaaccaccctTTGATCCTCTTGTCAGCAGAATTTTCAGATGGGGGAAGCAAACAAATCTGTCAGTTCCAACCTTTGTATAATTGTGTTAATTGAATTTGGAGGCCTTGGGGAAGCAAACAGTGCCGTTTCACATACGGCTGGCTCCAACACTGTGGGGGAAGACAGGCCAGACATTCCCTCTGCCCACTGGCAGCATAGGGCAAGATGGTTGCAAGAACTTTAAATAGGGTAGCTACTGCCAGGTTGTCATATGATGTGGTGCCTTTAAAGCTGGCCGCCAGAGAAGTTGCATGCTGTCTTCACCCTTCCCTGCTGTAGCAAGCAGAGGTTTTACTTTGATGCATAGGAAGTTTCAGAGTAGAGTGGATGAAACTCCGCAGGTAGAGAAGAGCAAGGCAGCAAATGAAATGGACCACATCTTCTCCTGGAACTAGTTCTGGTAATGACCTGGCAACCCTCTTAATTATCAGTGGGTTTGTAGTACACCCTGGCACTTGGGTGATCTACTGTTATGTGTCACCTTACCAGCTTGAGTTAGGGCTCTGGTATGGTGACTGGTGTTGCTGCTTTTCAATGGTACATCTTGCAACTTGATGCAGAAACACACGCCCCTCACCTGCAGGAGCCAGCTGTGCAGCCCGTAAACACCTGTGGCTTTTAAACATGTTCTTCTAAGTTGGTTGATCAAGCTACAAGTCATCTTTGAATTCTGCCTATCTTTGGAACAACCAGTTTGGCATCTGGTCCATCAAGACTCTTCctataaattatatataaacacacacacacacacagagagagagagagagagagagagagagagcaaaaataCAGTTCTACAGTTTCATCCAATTTCTGCTTATGAATACAATGCTTTGTCTTACATTCCGTAAATAAAGTACTTATTTCTAAATCCTACTAATACAGCATAAACACTCCAGTTATTTCTTAATTCCTCATTCATTTATGCTAGTTCATAACACTTAAAATAGAATTCTTAGAATAATTAATTCTAACtcccttttcttttatttgttttcatccAATTTTCAGATTTATTAAATTATTGTGTCTAATTACCCAATCTGTTAACTTCtagtattctctctctcccccccccccgactactaatattgggaagtttttaatgcttgatattttactatgtttttatatgtgctgtaagctgcccagagtggctggggaaacccagccagatgtgcctggtataaatattattattgttgttattattattattaaccattcCTTTTAAATCTTGGTTTTCCCTTCTTAGGTGAGAGAAACTGAGACTATGGACCCACAGCTGTATGAATTTCCATCTGGAGATTTGCCAGATGATGAAGACTCAAGGCCTGACTTTGTAATTGATGAAGATGGCTACGACTACTCAGGTTCAGGAGATGAAGAAGGTATATATACTTCACTCTAATCTGCCTCTAGCTCCAAGCCAAACAGCCTTTTGCATGTGTAAAATCTGTGCTCTTCTTGCATGGGCTTGTAGTAAGCCGCAGGTTATAAATCTGAGATGAACACAGGTTGTTTGCATTGTGCTCCTATTTACTTTGCTGAATATCATCTGGCTAAACTCGGGGCGAAAGCATTGTACTCCCTAATTTGAGGCTTTGTGAGTGCAAAACCACCCTTAGCCAGGTGTGTGTGGATGGGAGTTGTCGATGCTCAACCTGCTCCGCCATTTATTGCAATCTGAATGCCTGCTTATACTTTCTAGTTCACATGCCTAACTTGAAAGGGAAAGAAATGCTCTTCTGTCACACAACCACTGTTCCAACAGTGTGGGGATGCAGCCTGCGTTTGTCTGAAACAACTAGCTAAGAAATGTTAATATCCTCACTGCGGCAGCTGGTCACTGGCCAGGGAAATTTACCACATTGTTGTGGTTCTGTTAGACAAACCCCCATTACGGCTGTGTTTAGGAAGaagctttcctcctccttccttcggAGATGgctcttctttctccctcccctctcatTCCTTCAGCCTTTTGACAGCACAACAGCCTCGCATTTTGTGCCCCTTTGCTTTTCCCAAACTCCCAACACAGCCCTGCTCCAACAACTTGTTGCCCTGTTGCACGCTGCGTTCCCAACACGGAGGAAAAACAAGCTCCGAAACTAGCACGCAACAAGTTGGGGCAGATCTGGGGCTTTACGTGAGCCAGTTCTCCTCAAGGAATGGGTGTTTGAAAGAAGGGCAGTTCCTCTCTTGAAAACAAGTCAAACAGCACGCTGTGTGTGGACTTGCAGTGGCAGCCCTGGCTGCCTGGAGCAAAACCCACTAGGTCAGGAaagtcggggtgtgtgtgtgtgtggagatgtgaaagaggagagtgcatgATGAGGCAATAAGCCGTCTGATGCAAGTTTGCCAAAGTCTTCTGAAGGATACACAAATCATGCTAACGGCAGTATGAATCGCAGTTCCTTCATTTTGGTGAgaattaatacattttttttcctcatTATGCAGATGATACAGAGGGTGCCTTTCTTCCAACCTCTGCAAGTCCTATGGTAGGTATTTGCAAATACTCTCCACTTGGCGAAGAAGTCATTCAGTTGATGTGCCGCCTAGGATTTGCTTTTATGTGGTTCTGCGAACAGGCCACCCAGCTTTGTTACTGAACCCCTGCAGGAACACTGAAAACTGGAAATGCAAAGGGACAGTGGCTTGTATTTGCTGCACTGCTGAGCGAACCtcctgtcagcacaaggatttatgcCTGTCAAATGGGACTTTCCTCCCACTGTGTGCTCTCTAAATCTGTCCTGGGGTTTTCCCCACAActctttggagcagatttggggcagGTGTGGTGCACATGTGGTGggagaagaaggaaggggggggggagtcccattgcacaagtggcaATCCTTGTACTGAGGGGATGAGGGGATGGGTTACTCCTGGGTAGGTTTACATATTGTGTAGATCTGCATGGCTTTGGCATAGGCAAATGGTGCATATTAAAGACccctgggcattttttttttaaaggtgtgctATGCAAGGTAAATGGCGATCGGAAATGGCACATACCATGGTAGCAAACAGTACAGTGTAGTagcacttttttattttctttattggaAAATAAGAAGTACATAATTGCAAATACACAGAGTAGGATAAGACACGAAAAACGAAGAAGAAATAGTACCCGTgcagaaaacaaagcagaaaaaacaaaaatgaattgtatacattacaaaaaacaaaagttACTGTAGTTTAACCCGACCTTAATAcggtatttataaaaatgaattccaaatcATCGTAAAATTTGTCCATGACAAGTCTGTTTGTACAGTGTAGTAACACTTGACAGTGCTATCCGTTTCCAGAATACCAGGGTGTCTCTGCTACATAAGCCTCTCATGCCGCCTGCACAACATAAAGCTGTTCTGGAGCAGCATCTACAACTGTTGGCCAGTCCTGCCGTATTGTCTCTAGATGTACTGACCCTTGGTTATTATCATTCTCTTGGAACACTTAAGGGGAGACGCTGGCGCTCAGACGGGTTCAACCGTTCACCCTTCTTTCTTTTCCGTTCTGTGAAGCATTGCCCTCAGCTGTGTAGGTACAAAGGCATGACTCATCTTTTCACTTCATTCAGGAGCCCATGGACAACTTTATCCCTTATTCCAAAGGAGAGACAAAGGATAGCGAGCCTGCTGTGATAGAAATAGAAAACGATTCTGTTCTCAGGAAACCTGCACCCTCTGAAGAAGGCGATGAGCCATCCAACAAGATCTCGAtggccagcacagccaatggcagcATCTTTGAGAGGACAGAAGTTCTGGCAGGTAACCATCTTCTTTTTGATGGAAGAATTAAGTTTGCCACTCCTTAAAATGGGAAGAAGCTTCATTTGCTGAAGAGAAGCTTTTTATCAGGAATACAAAGAACTTACAATACGGAGATGTATTGCAGAaataggaaaatgaaaatatacaggagtggtggggagaggacgtatttttaactgtttaaacaacatggccagtggttaagagtggcagtcccgtaatctggtgaactgggttcacgtccccgctcctccacatggtgaccttgggctaatcacacttctctgaagtctctcagcctcattcacctcacagagtgtttgttgtggggggaggaagggaaaggagaatgttagccgctttgagactccttcgggtagtgataaagcgggatatcaaatccaaactcttctataccCATGTGAAGGCCTTAGATGGGCTGCCACAGTTCTGAGAAACTCATGGTCGTCTACTCACACCGCTACCCAAAATAAGAAGCATTTCCGTTACTTAAACTTACATTCAGCCTAAACGTTCAGCAAGTTTCTCTTCACTgaagcagcccctctccccaaCTCCATATGAGTGGGTGCAAGAAGTTGTGTTTAGAGATTGGGGCCCCGTGGAACATATTTGTTCTCTAGTGAGACGCTAAGTACAAAGATAGGGCCATGCTCCTTCCATGCACCCGGCTTCCTTCCATCGGTTGGAACATCTGCATAGCTTCTGAGAGCATCAACTGTGCTCTGAATTTTAGTAGGGCTGCTGCTTGTGCATGCTTTATAAaccatgtttgatgttttatcgtgtttttaaaattctgttgggagccgcccagagtgggcgggatataaataaattattatttttatttatttatttatttatttattatgctgaACCTGTGTAGACATTTCGACCTGTGCAAGGAGCTGACGTATGTAGCAGCTGTGATTCCAGTAGATGAGATCTCTCTTGCATACACTTCCTGGAGCACTGGAATGACTCTCAAAGTCATGGCTGGCAATACCTTGACCCTCTGTGCTAtgagggttgttgcaaggataggtgggaagggggagaacaTTGTGCTCCATCTTGAGTTCTTTAGGGCAGCAGTTGGATGatttaattgtaataataataataaatacctaGTATCAACTACAACTAAAGTTGGGTGCCAAACAGCTTCCAGCACTTACTGTGTAGCGGAAGCTTGAGACAGAAGCTGCATTGCATGGGATGTGTTGGAAGCAGGTGCAAATCTCTTCTGTTTCCACAGTATTTACTATATGCTGCtatttcctttctcccttcccccttccagctcttattgcaggtggggcagtcGGGTTGCTGCTGTTTGCTGTCTTCCCAATCCTCCTCCTGATCTATCGCATGAAGAAAAAGGATGAGGGCAGTTACGACCTAGGCAAGAAGCCGATCTACAAGAAAGCACCCACAAACGAATTCTACGCCTAAGGCCTGCCAACGCCACAGACCCATTTGGGAGTCAGAAACggactttgtaaaaaaaaaaaaaaaaggcatttggACTGCGGACAAGAAGCTCTGAGACAAATGCTCTCTTGGATCTAACCGTCaaagtgatttttttatatatatataaactttgtGACCCTTCCCATCCCGCTAGCCAACGAGGATGCaaagtaaatttttaaaaaggcagcgtCCTATGGAGAAAACCCCCCCTTGTGGGGTGTGCGAGTGTGCATGTGTCCTGAAACGCAAAGCAAATTTTGCCAAATGCTCTGTTTTGGTTGGGTGAAGGGGTTTCGTTTGTGAAACTGTTTGCATTTGGTCGCGGTGCTCCAACTTGCCTTGTCTGCAGAAAAGGTGTAAGTTCATCTCTACCTGTAAGAAGGTTGACCTGTAGCAGTCCAGCTCTgcaaggctttttctttttttgtaaagaacTTATTTATGAAATCTCCTGCGCTACAGTGCACATTAGCCTTGGGAGAGAGCAAATCTGCTCTCTGCAGACTTGAGTATCTCAGTACTATTTTGGACTTGGCTGTGTGAAGAGGTGATTTCTTCCTAGGTGGAGAGAGGGCTGAGTAGCCTATAAAAgcagaacagtgtgtgtgtgtgtgtgttgtggggggggcaggggggatgtCTCCCACTTTTTAAATGGAGCTGAGTTGAAGaaataccttttttatttttagaagaggGGTTTCCTTAAATAAAAGACGCTAAGAAAAATTCCCTGCCTATACAAGTTTGTAGAAAGTATTCTGAAATTttaaaagtatatatattttgtaattttcatgagttcttttttttaagtccccTTTTCCCCTTTGCCGGACATCTCTCCAGATGAATGGCATTTTATATCGCTCATTGCCAGAACCGATGCAGCAGCTACAGTATGTTAAAGCTCTCTAAGCTCATATCATAGGCTATTCTAGGCAGTTGAGAAGagaatatttatatataattataaatCTATTTTCTGGAGTAAAAGCAAATAAGTTTCTGGGTTTTTATATAGAGCTATTTATACTTTCTAAGATGGCTGCTCTGTTTTTGGTAACTCTTCTTTTTATACGTAAAACACTAATATAATGAAACTCCTAATGATTGTGAAAACTATTTAAGCTTGATTCTGTGTACTATACCTGAAGGCAATAAATTCTGCTAGAATTAATGTCTGTATGCAAAAATCAGATTTCCCTGAACATGACTAAAATATAGTTGGAGGTTTGTGTTTTTAGCCTTGTAATATATTATCAGTGCTGTGGAGctctataatatatatatatattccagtaaAATGCACACTTAAGGTTTTATACAGACTTCCTGCAAGGGGTGCTGGGTTGCTCTCTTCCTTGCAGAGTCTCCCTAAATGTCTTCCTCTTCTTGATGGAGTCATTACTTCACATATGGTGTTGCTAATCAATGGCAGCTGAACAATTCAACTGTGTGGGTTGGAGTCTAGCTTTTACAACCAGCTTCACGGCACGGGGAGCATGGAATTTCACTGCTGGGGGTGTGGGTATGATTCGGCCACATGctgctgtttgcttctcccctttTAATGCCACGGGGTGACAGAAGACAGACTTCAGAAGCTGTTTGGTACGGAGAGTGCAAAGTTGCTATTCCCTCTTCAGGCAAGTGCGAAGAGGCTCCAAATACGTGTTGTAGCACATGCTATGTTTTCCTTTTGGGCTCTTAATTGAGGCTATTGGCTTTCAGACTTTTGAATGGCTGTTCCCCTTCTAAAGAAGAGCATCTTCAGGGCCAAGCTTTTTCTCCAGCTGCTGGTTCTACCTGACTGTAAATGCTGGTACCTGTTGGGGAGAATCTTGATCCACTGATGGTTATGCCAGAATGGTACAAAAGTTTCGAACAACACGTCTGTGCTGTGCAAATattaaagtggggggtggggaagtggtttcccccccccttttttcgtTTTGGATTAAGGACCACATTTCCAGCTGGGCAAACTTCTAGGACCACCACATGCTAGTagtgagcaggagcaggagcaaaagtgggtggagcaaatgTTGCCTTTGCTAATTTCTCTCTGCTCCATCCAGGCAACCAAAGGCACTCTCAGAATTGAAGGACAccttctagccaggcaaaaaggGGATATGAAGAGGTGTGTTGCCTGGGGGAAGAGTCTTGAGAGTCAGGTAGTGTCCTAGAGGTTTGCGTTTGGCGTCCTGGCTTGAGATTCCTCGCCCCTCATTTAGAGGGAAGTGTGCAACTGCTGCAGCAGAGCTAGGCTTAAATCCTAGTTCTTTGGGTTGGGGAAGCGAGTCTCTTCGAAAGTTGCTTTTCAGGGCCCCGCTTGATTCCGATGTGATCGGATTGCATCTGCACAGTCTTGTCACCTCTGAGAGCAAAGGGAGGTCTCCGtacagtgtgtgtgggggggggagcgttttgtATAATTTGCGGGAAATCGGGTACTGTGCAGCGCAAGGCCATCTCCTAACCACACAGATCCTGGCATAATCTTGAACTGCTTGCATTCTTTGAGCTGTAGCTTTTTAAAAGTGACATAGTCTTAACGCCTAACTTTGTGGTCCTTGTGTGAACAGAAGGGGCCTGTGCAAGATTCTCTGATAAGACATTACCAGAACAATGTACTGCTTGCTCTCCccgtaaaaacaaaacacttttggcAGTGAATTCATGCGATGGTTTTTTTATCAAGTGTATGTTAGACTGCTCTGATGAACATATGGGTAAAGTTTTTAAGTCTGTGCAATGGATTTTTCTTTGGCACAAACACAAGTCTTTTCAAACTTGGCTTCTGGAATTGTTTAGTTTGGGGTAGGGGGCTGAGTGGGGAGGATTATATACTTAACACATTTTTATAACGATTGCTTGGAAAACATGTCTGCCTCCTGATTGCTCAAATGAGATTTCTTGtatatttgcttttgttttcactgTCACTGATTTGATAAAATAAACTGGtactttcttaaaaaataaaataaaataaaataaatcctgcttTCTTTTGCATAATTGTATTATGGTGATGAATAATGGGTAGGTTTTGACTCATCTCCCTCTACTCAGAGGGACCAGCCCAAAGGCTCTAGCCCTGCCTGCGTGCATGATGTCTGTTTTGAGTCCGAAGTGGTGACCACTGGAACACGTAGAAGTGCCTCTTCAGACAAAGGGACCTTCTACCctttctaaggctcctcccctcccggatgtttcccaagcagtgtTGAACTGTGTCTGCACACCTCTgacctctgttctgctctcctcatTATTCTGCATGTTATTGGAGACCAGGGGCTAGGGGAGCTTGTctcagcaggagagagagacacCCTGGATTCTCCTGCAGCCTCTTGacccccttcctctgcttcagcctcagagtctggaCTGCCCCCTGTCaccggctcttcctgctcacatACCTGTGTTGCTCCTTCAGTATCCAGTACCTCTTCCCAATCTTTTCCTTCTGGCCTTTCCTGggcaccccaccaccaatccccaggttCTGAGCCTTCCTGCccggggaacccccaggggaaccCCCAGGC
This genomic interval carries:
- the SDC4 gene encoding syndecan-4; protein product: MKPSRPAGLCAPALLLLLLLGSAAAESVRETETMDPQLYEFPSGDLPDDEDSRPDFVIDEDGYDYSGSGDEEDDTEGAFLPTSASPMEPMDNFIPYSKGETKDSEPAVIEIENDSVLRKPAPSEEGDEPSNKISMASTANGSIFERTEVLAALIAGGAVGLLLFAVFPILLLIYRMKKKDEGSYDLGKKPIYKKAPTNEFYA